The following proteins are co-located in the Microbulbifer sp. VAAF005 genome:
- a CDS encoding pyridoxamine 5'-phosphate oxidase family protein, protein MNLHSPISDELPTSAKSRVRRAPKRASYRREDVYKLVDELKLGHVGFIEDGEVIIIPLTVWRLGEFLYFHLANKSRLQKLLEAGEQVCISFARYDEWVLAKSAFHHSANYRSAVLFCRGERVKEQREFDAVFKAIIDDIEPERWDQVRLPNLQERKGTALMRLTIEEGAFKSRTGAPSDNKEDLALPVWSGVKPVCPFR, encoded by the coding sequence ATGAATTTACATTCGCCAATCTCTGATGAATTGCCAACCTCAGCGAAGAGTCGTGTACGTCGTGCTCCCAAGCGTGCCAGTTATCGGCGAGAGGATGTTTATAAGCTTGTCGACGAGCTAAAACTTGGCCATGTCGGTTTTATTGAAGACGGTGAAGTCATCATTATTCCTTTAACCGTTTGGCGTCTGGGGGAGTTTTTGTATTTTCACCTGGCTAACAAGAGCCGGCTACAAAAACTATTGGAGGCAGGAGAGCAGGTCTGTATTTCATTTGCCCGTTATGATGAGTGGGTACTGGCCAAGTCAGCCTTTCATCACAGTGCTAATTATCGCTCTGCGGTATTGTTTTGCCGAGGTGAGAGGGTCAAAGAGCAGCGGGAATTTGATGCGGTTTTTAAAGCGATTATTGATGATATAGAGCCGGAGCGCTGGGATCAGGTGCGCCTCCCCAACCTACAGGAGCGCAAGGGAACAGCTTTGATGCGCCTGACTATAGAGGAGGGGGCTTTCAAAAGCCGAACTGGCGCGCCATCCGATAATAAAGAGGATTTGGCTCTGCCTGTGTGGAGCGGGGTCAAGCCTGTGTGCCCGTTTCGCTAG
- a CDS encoding SelT/SelW/SelH family protein, whose amino-acid sequence MGNEIKPSITIHYCVQCNWMLRATWMAQELLHTFADDLNQVALQPGTGGVFEIRIGEILIWERKRDGGFPGAKELKRRVRDTLFPERDLGHIDNP is encoded by the coding sequence ATGGGCAATGAGATAAAACCGAGTATTACGATTCACTACTGTGTGCAGTGCAACTGGATGTTGCGAGCCACCTGGATGGCCCAGGAATTGCTGCACACTTTCGCCGATGACCTCAATCAGGTTGCATTGCAACCGGGTACTGGGGGAGTATTCGAGATTCGGATTGGCGAAATTTTGATCTGGGAGCGCAAGCGTGACGGCGGCTTTCCCGGTGCCAAGGAGCTCAAACGTCGCGTCAGGGACACCCTGTTTCCCGAACGCGACCTGGGGCATATCGACAATCCCTGA
- a CDS encoding MarR family transcriptional regulator yields the protein MKYSQLGTQLRHILELLDGDVAESYRACGLENYKPRYTPIMRALIHKRDITISEVVASTHISQPAVSQTVKDMIKQGLVQTSSGEDARQRKIRLTRKGSALIPKLKQQWIATLEAEQSLNSELPTELSELLNQTIQALEKRSYLERIKENLSIEAT from the coding sequence ATGAAATACAGCCAACTGGGGACTCAGCTTCGTCACATTCTGGAATTACTGGATGGCGATGTAGCAGAGAGCTATAGGGCCTGTGGCCTGGAGAATTACAAACCCCGCTACACCCCGATAATGCGTGCACTTATCCACAAGAGAGATATAACCATTAGTGAGGTGGTAGCGAGCACCCATATTTCCCAGCCCGCAGTGAGTCAAACTGTAAAAGACATGATTAAACAAGGGCTGGTACAGACCTCTTCTGGAGAAGATGCTCGCCAGCGCAAAATACGCTTGACCCGCAAAGGCAGTGCGTTGATACCCAAGCTAAAACAGCAGTGGATAGCAACTCTGGAAGCTGAACAGTCCCTCAATAGCGAATTACCGACAGAACTATCAGAGCTGCTCAATCAAACAATTCAAGCTTTAGAGAAACGCTCTTATTTAGAGCGGATAAAAGAAAATCTATCAATAGAGGCTACATAA
- a CDS encoding 6-phosphofructokinase: MSKKNAFYAQSGGVTAVINASACGVIEAARENPDQIGNVYAGLNGILGALREELIDVSQESAEDIAALRHTPSGAFGSCRYKLKSLEENRAEYERLIEVFKAHNIGYFFYNGGGDSADTCLKVSQLSETMGYPIQAIHIPKTVDNDLPLTDNCPGFGSVAKYVAVSTKEAAMDVASMCATSTKVFILEVMGRHAGWIAAAGALAQEQEGDAPHIILFPEIAFDKEKFLAKVQKTVDEKGYCVIVASEGAQYGDGTFLADAGTTDAFGHKQLGGVAPTLANMVKSELGLKYHWALADYLQRAARHIASATDVEQAYAVGRAAVEMAVAGKNAIMPAIIRAEGEEYSWSIAEAPLSEVANVEKFMPREYISEDGFGITEEGRKYLLPLIQGEDYPPYKNGIPQYATLKKQLVEKKLGTDFEA; encoded by the coding sequence ATGTCGAAAAAGAACGCCTTTTATGCGCAGTCCGGTGGCGTTACCGCCGTGATCAACGCATCCGCCTGCGGCGTAATTGAAGCTGCGCGTGAAAACCCGGACCAGATTGGCAATGTCTACGCAGGGCTAAACGGTATTCTCGGCGCGCTGCGCGAGGAGCTGATCGACGTGAGCCAAGAGAGCGCAGAGGATATTGCTGCACTGCGCCACACCCCTTCCGGTGCCTTTGGTTCCTGCCGCTATAAACTGAAGAGCCTGGAAGAGAACCGCGCAGAATACGAGCGCCTGATCGAAGTCTTCAAAGCGCACAATATTGGCTACTTCTTTTACAACGGTGGTGGAGACTCCGCAGACACCTGCCTGAAAGTATCCCAACTGTCCGAGACCATGGGTTATCCAATCCAGGCCATCCATATTCCCAAAACTGTGGATAACGACCTGCCCCTGACCGACAACTGCCCGGGCTTTGGCTCCGTTGCCAAATATGTTGCCGTTTCCACCAAGGAAGCGGCCATGGACGTGGCCTCCATGTGCGCTACTTCCACCAAGGTATTTATTCTCGAGGTGATGGGCCGTCACGCGGGCTGGATTGCCGCTGCCGGCGCTCTGGCCCAAGAACAGGAAGGCGATGCACCCCATATTATCCTGTTCCCGGAAATCGCTTTCGATAAAGAGAAGTTTCTCGCCAAGGTACAAAAGACCGTAGACGAGAAAGGCTACTGCGTTATCGTCGCCTCCGAAGGCGCCCAGTACGGCGACGGCACCTTCCTCGCCGATGCCGGCACCACCGACGCCTTTGGCCACAAGCAGTTGGGCGGTGTTGCACCGACCCTGGCCAACATGGTCAAAAGCGAACTCGGCCTGAAGTACCACTGGGCCCTGGCAGATTACCTCCAGCGCGCCGCCCGCCATATCGCTTCTGCTACCGATGTTGAGCAAGCCTACGCCGTAGGTCGCGCCGCAGTGGAAATGGCTGTAGCAGGCAAAAATGCCATTATGCCTGCCATTATTCGCGCAGAAGGTGAAGAGTACAGCTGGTCCATCGCAGAGGCGCCGCTGTCTGAAGTCGCCAACGTAGAAAAATTTATGCCGCGCGAATATATCAGCGAAGACGGCTTTGGAATTACTGAAGAGGGACGCAAGTACCTGCTGCCATTGATTCAAGGCGAGGACTACCCTCCCTACAAAAATGGCATTCCCCAGTACGCCACCCTGAAAAAGCAGCTGGTGGAAAAGAAGCTGGGTACCGATTTCGAAGCTTAA
- a CDS encoding ExeM/NucH family extracellular endonuclease, which produces MKEIGLAALAALGLPFLAEEVQASDLIISEYIEGSSNNKALEIYNGTGAAVDLSSYSIELYFNGSSAAASTIALSGSLADGDVYVFAHASADSSILSVADQIYTSGLFNGDDAVALSGPNGYVDVIGQIGVDPGSQWGDNSLGTQNQTLIRNWSVSEGRADGSTDFDPASEWSSAGQDDFSNLGWHSEDGTGGGDDGGDDDVVLGDCGDISTLISQVQGDEFESALENERHEIEAVVVGDFQDTSTGLSGFFLQEEDSDQDGQINTSEGLFVHDKGFGVDVQVGDLVRVGGVVTEYYDFTELDEVDGVTVCGSGYSVTAEEVSLPFSSAEEQEQYEGMLVEFPQALMVNDHYNLGRYGEVTLANGRLYIPTHNNEPGVAAVAQESANDLNRIVLDDGSSVQNPEAVPYPVSGLSASNTLRNGDTVEGLRGVMGYSYSAYRVHPVEAPEFVAANLRESAPQLPGKGSLKIASFNVLNYFNGDGYGGGFPTSRGADTEEEFLRQRNKIISAILGLDADVVGLMEIENDGYGSESAIQDLINGLNAATGSENYQFINPDLAQLGTDEITVGLIYRSDRVMPIGAAATTDSYPFDDGNRQPLLQAFAELSSGEELAVVVNHFKSKGSCPDDGSLNDDLGDGQGCWNSLRTEAADALVSWIDSDPTGSGTDRVLVLGDLNSYARENPISTLKDAGYADLLEVFGEGEAYSYVYSGESGYLDHALASEALAPLVTGAADWHINADEPRVLDYNIENKTDEQVESFYSADAFRASDHDPLVIELDLGADNQEPVAGFEWGVEGFEVNYFDSSVDTDGTIVSWAWDFGDGTTSSEQNPSHSYDAAGTYSVILQVEDDRGAISTVEQLVPLEEVVDLRADFKVHTFLRWVWVEERSSYDGDGNLSYEWDFGDGTNRSGPMALHRYATGGSYEITLTVKDDFGNEDKAYREIEIRKPFWH; this is translated from the coding sequence ATGAAAGAGATTGGCTTGGCTGCCCTTGCAGCCTTGGGGTTACCATTTTTGGCTGAAGAGGTCCAAGCCAGCGACCTCATTATTTCTGAATATATCGAGGGCAGTAGCAACAATAAGGCCCTTGAAATTTACAATGGCACGGGTGCAGCGGTTGACCTCAGTAGCTACAGCATTGAACTTTACTTCAATGGCTCCTCTGCGGCGGCTTCAACCATCGCCCTAAGTGGCAGCTTGGCAGACGGCGATGTTTACGTATTCGCCCACGCCAGTGCTGATTCCTCAATCCTGTCAGTAGCCGATCAGATTTATACCAGCGGCCTGTTTAACGGGGATGATGCGGTTGCCCTGAGTGGCCCCAATGGATATGTGGATGTTATCGGCCAGATCGGTGTTGATCCCGGTAGCCAATGGGGCGACAACAGTCTGGGGACCCAAAATCAAACCTTAATTCGCAACTGGAGTGTGAGCGAAGGCCGTGCCGACGGCAGTACGGATTTTGACCCAGCTTCAGAGTGGTCTAGCGCAGGTCAGGATGACTTTTCCAACCTCGGCTGGCACAGCGAAGACGGCACTGGTGGTGGAGATGACGGCGGTGATGACGATGTTGTTCTCGGCGATTGCGGAGATATTTCTACGTTAATCAGCCAGGTTCAGGGTGATGAGTTTGAAAGCGCTCTGGAGAATGAGCGCCACGAAATTGAAGCGGTTGTTGTTGGTGATTTCCAAGATACCAGCACCGGCCTTTCCGGCTTCTTCCTGCAAGAGGAAGACAGTGATCAGGATGGCCAGATAAATACCTCTGAGGGGTTGTTTGTACACGACAAAGGCTTCGGTGTAGATGTGCAAGTCGGGGATTTGGTTCGCGTCGGTGGTGTGGTTACTGAATACTATGACTTTACCGAGTTAGATGAGGTAGATGGCGTTACGGTTTGCGGTAGCGGCTACAGTGTGACTGCCGAGGAAGTCTCCCTGCCGTTTAGTTCTGCCGAAGAGCAGGAGCAATACGAGGGGATGTTGGTTGAGTTCCCGCAAGCCCTGATGGTGAATGACCACTATAACCTGGGGCGCTATGGTGAAGTCACCCTGGCCAATGGCCGTCTCTATATTCCCACCCACAACAATGAGCCTGGGGTTGCAGCCGTAGCACAGGAAAGTGCAAACGATCTGAATAGGATTGTGCTGGACGATGGTTCCAGTGTGCAGAACCCGGAAGCTGTGCCTTATCCCGTCTCCGGCCTCAGTGCCAGCAATACCTTACGCAATGGCGATACGGTAGAGGGGTTGCGCGGAGTAATGGGGTATAGCTACAGCGCCTACCGAGTACATCCCGTGGAGGCGCCAGAATTTGTTGCTGCCAACCTGCGTGAAAGCGCTCCACAATTACCGGGTAAGGGCAGTTTAAAGATCGCCAGCTTTAATGTTCTGAATTATTTTAATGGCGATGGTTATGGCGGCGGTTTCCCTACCTCCCGTGGGGCTGATACTGAAGAAGAATTCCTGCGCCAGAGAAATAAAATTATCTCCGCTATTTTAGGCCTGGATGCCGATGTAGTTGGCTTAATGGAAATTGAGAACGATGGCTACGGTTCGGAAAGTGCTATTCAGGATTTAATTAATGGTCTTAACGCGGCTACTGGCAGTGAAAACTATCAATTTATTAATCCAGACCTGGCTCAACTGGGCACCGATGAAATTACTGTGGGGCTGATTTATCGCAGCGATCGGGTAATGCCTATAGGCGCTGCTGCGACAACTGATAGCTATCCCTTTGATGACGGTAACCGCCAACCACTGCTGCAGGCTTTTGCCGAACTATCAAGTGGTGAAGAGCTGGCCGTGGTGGTCAATCACTTTAAATCAAAGGGAAGTTGTCCTGACGATGGCAGTTTGAACGATGATCTGGGTGATGGACAGGGCTGCTGGAACTCGCTGCGCACCGAAGCCGCAGATGCCCTGGTTTCATGGATTGATTCTGACCCGACAGGTAGCGGCACCGATCGTGTTCTGGTGCTCGGTGACCTCAATAGCTACGCCCGCGAAAACCCAATTAGCACTCTAAAGGACGCTGGCTACGCTGATTTGTTGGAGGTTTTCGGTGAAGGAGAAGCCTACTCCTATGTCTACAGCGGTGAGTCCGGTTACTTGGATCACGCCCTCGCCAGTGAAGCTTTGGCTCCTCTGGTAACAGGTGCGGCCGATTGGCATATCAATGCCGACGAGCCTCGGGTGCTGGATTACAACATCGAGAATAAAACCGATGAGCAGGTGGAGAGTTTCTACTCGGCTGATGCATTCCGCGCTTCAGATCACGATCCGCTTGTGATTGAACTGGATCTGGGGGCAGATAACCAGGAGCCGGTTGCTGGGTTTGAGTGGGGTGTTGAAGGCTTCGAAGTGAACTACTTCGACAGCAGCGTCGATACCGATGGCACTATCGTTAGCTGGGCCTGGGATTTTGGTGATGGCACTACCAGTAGTGAGCAAAACCCCAGTCATAGCTACGATGCAGCAGGCACTTATTCAGTAATCCTCCAGGTTGAGGACGATAGGGGAGCGATCTCCACTGTTGAGCAGCTTGTACCACTTGAAGAAGTTGTTGATCTCCGAGCTGATTTTAAAGTCCACACCTTCCTGCGCTGGGTGTGGGTTGAAGAGCGCAGTAGTTACGATGGCGACGGTAACCTGAGCTATGAGTGGGACTTTGGTGATGGCACCAACCGCTCCGGCCCCATGGCACTGCATCGCTATGCCACCGGTGGTAGCTATGAAATTACCCTGACTGTGAAAGACGATTTCGGTAATGAAGATAAAGCCTACCGTGAAATTGAGATTCGCAAGCCGTTTTGGCACTGA
- the mpl gene encoding UDP-N-acetylmuramate:L-alanyl-gamma-D-glutamyl-meso-diaminopimelate ligase produces MHIHILGICGTFMGSLAQLAVAEGHRVTGSDANVYPPMSTQLQQAGIQITEGYDPAQLEPVPDLVIIGNAMSRGNPAVEAVLEKGLAYTSGAQWLCDHFLGGRWVLAVSGTHGKTTTASMLAWILEAADMQPGFLIGGVPANFGVSARLGESPFFIVEADEYDTAFFDKRSKFVHYRPRTVIINNLEFDHADIFEDLAAIQKQFHHLVRTVPVSGLIVASAEENVEQVLDKGCWSEVQRVGSESAEGVRVGDWCAVDIAADGSSFTVQFKGEAVARVEWDLTGQHNVQNGLAAMAAARHVGVTPDLSAAALARFQGVKRRMECLGEVAGIRVYDDFAHHPTAIESTLNGLRAKVGEDKIIALIEPRSNTMRMGVHQGKLADSCSGADMVLWYQPEGVNWSLEDVAHHSSVPAKTFDSIEDGVESVLQLADSGSHIVVMSNGGFGGIHQRLIGALEQKYDL; encoded by the coding sequence ATGCATATTCATATTCTAGGTATTTGCGGCACATTTATGGGCAGTTTGGCCCAACTGGCGGTGGCGGAAGGGCACCGCGTAACCGGCAGTGACGCCAATGTTTATCCACCTATGAGCACCCAGTTGCAACAGGCGGGTATCCAAATTACCGAGGGCTATGATCCCGCACAGCTGGAGCCCGTCCCGGACCTGGTGATTATTGGTAATGCCATGTCCCGGGGAAATCCGGCGGTAGAGGCGGTGTTGGAAAAAGGGTTGGCTTACACCTCTGGCGCCCAGTGGTTGTGCGATCATTTCCTGGGTGGCCGCTGGGTATTGGCGGTTTCCGGAACCCACGGTAAAACCACCACCGCCAGTATGCTGGCCTGGATTTTGGAAGCGGCAGATATGCAGCCCGGCTTCCTGATTGGTGGAGTTCCGGCTAATTTTGGTGTCTCTGCTCGTTTGGGAGAGTCTCCCTTCTTTATTGTCGAGGCGGATGAGTATGACACTGCCTTTTTCGACAAGCGTTCCAAGTTTGTGCACTACCGCCCGCGCACGGTGATTATCAACAATCTCGAATTTGACCACGCAGATATCTTTGAGGACCTGGCGGCAATCCAGAAACAATTCCATCACCTGGTACGAACTGTGCCTGTTAGCGGCCTGATAGTGGCCTCTGCCGAAGAGAATGTAGAGCAGGTGCTTGATAAAGGCTGCTGGAGTGAAGTGCAGCGGGTTGGCAGCGAGTCTGCCGAAGGTGTGCGAGTGGGTGATTGGTGCGCAGTGGATATTGCCGCCGATGGCAGCAGTTTTACGGTTCAGTTCAAAGGCGAAGCTGTGGCGCGGGTCGAGTGGGACCTGACCGGGCAGCACAATGTGCAAAATGGCCTCGCGGCTATGGCTGCGGCGCGGCATGTGGGTGTCACCCCAGATTTGAGTGCGGCAGCTCTGGCACGCTTCCAGGGGGTTAAACGCCGTATGGAGTGCCTGGGAGAAGTGGCCGGCATCCGTGTTTACGATGATTTTGCCCATCACCCTACCGCGATTGAATCCACCCTCAATGGTCTGCGGGCGAAGGTAGGGGAGGATAAAATCATTGCCCTGATTGAACCGCGTTCCAATACCATGCGTATGGGAGTGCACCAGGGCAAGCTGGCCGACTCCTGCTCCGGAGCCGATATGGTGCTCTGGTATCAGCCTGAGGGAGTTAACTGGTCCCTGGAAGACGTCGCCCACCACTCATCGGTGCCGGCCAAAACTTTTGATTCGATTGAAGATGGTGTGGAATCTGTGTTGCAGCTAGCCGATTCCGGTAGCCATATCGTAGTGATGAGCAACGGCGGCTTTGGCGGTATCCACCAGCGCCTTATCGGTGCCCTGGAACAGAAATACGATCTCTAA
- a CDS encoding flavin prenyltransferase UbiX: protein MHQSSFEKTVTLAMTGASGAQYGLRLLQCLLASNVRVWLLLSEAAQVVINTETDMQLPEGDERELQNFLADRFAAQEGQLTLFSKRDWFSPVASGTGAPASMVICPASGGTLSAVACGASNNLIERAADVALKERRQLILVPREAPYSEIHLENMLKLTRMGAMILPASPGFYQRPSSVEDIVDFVVARLLDQLGIEQKLLPSWGEQDGQ from the coding sequence TTGCATCAATCCTCTTTCGAAAAGACCGTGACCCTGGCTATGACCGGGGCCTCCGGCGCTCAGTATGGTTTGCGCCTGTTGCAATGCCTGCTGGCATCGAATGTGCGCGTGTGGTTGCTGTTGTCTGAGGCGGCTCAGGTGGTCATCAACACCGAAACTGATATGCAGTTGCCGGAGGGCGATGAGCGCGAGTTGCAGAATTTCCTCGCCGATCGTTTTGCCGCGCAGGAAGGCCAGCTGACCCTTTTCAGCAAGCGCGATTGGTTTTCCCCGGTGGCTTCTGGAACCGGGGCGCCAGCCAGTATGGTGATCTGCCCGGCAAGTGGTGGCACCTTGTCTGCGGTGGCCTGTGGAGCATCGAACAACCTGATTGAGCGGGCTGCGGATGTAGCCCTGAAAGAGCGCCGCCAGCTCATTCTGGTTCCCCGCGAGGCACCTTACTCCGAGATTCACCTGGAAAATATGCTGAAACTCACCCGCATGGGGGCCATGATCCTGCCGGCCAGCCCTGGCTTTTACCAGAGGCCCAGTTCGGTGGAAGATATTGTGGACTTCGTGGTGGCTCGACTGCTCGACCAACTGGGCATCGAGCAGAAGCTGTTGCCCAGCTGGGGAGAGCAGGATGGGCAATGA
- a CDS encoding VOC family protein, translated as MRECEKINYIELPSRDLGKTKAFFTEAFNWTFTDYGPEYTAFSNAGLDGGFFKAELQSTTENGSALVMLYSRDLEGTLEKVTRCGAEIAKPIFPFPGGRRFHFREPCGNEFAVWSDVESA; from the coding sequence ATGAGAGAGTGCGAGAAAATTAATTATATTGAGTTGCCCTCCAGGGATTTGGGTAAGACAAAAGCATTCTTTACCGAGGCATTTAATTGGACTTTTACCGATTACGGTCCGGAGTACACCGCTTTTTCAAATGCGGGATTAGACGGTGGCTTTTTCAAGGCAGAGTTGCAGAGCACTACCGAAAATGGATCTGCATTAGTGATGTTATACAGCCGCGACCTGGAGGGTACCCTGGAAAAGGTCACGCGATGCGGAGCCGAAATAGCCAAGCCAATTTTCCCGTTTCCCGGTGGCAGGCGCTTCCATTTTAGGGAACCTTGCGGCAATGAATTTGCGGTTTGGTCTGATGTGGAGTCTGCGTAG
- a CDS encoding S41 family peptidase, which translates to MSLAASSGAMSSCQFETGPVIKAAAVAIQKHYILEEKGQALSAQLNSLAESKHFNHLCSDYQQLASALTKEIRTLSGDKHFYIEHIDNQKEAHNWIEQWQAEAPSNNYGVKKIEILPGNIGYLSLSSFHTYKNAHQTLAAAFTLLRHSEGLILDLRSNGGGDEETANAVLQSFIDPHSPFPFVIESRKGREIPKRISPQPWPTYGSDRPMVILIDGRSFSASESTAFALQQLGRATIVGNASAGGAHIMESPQSLPYGFEIGIPDKRPVSTIAGSRPNWEGQGVIPDIEAGQQEIIQIALKVVAEAL; encoded by the coding sequence ATGTCTCTCGCGGCAAGTTCCGGCGCAATGAGTTCCTGCCAGTTTGAGACAGGCCCGGTTATTAAAGCTGCTGCAGTAGCTATTCAGAAGCACTATATATTGGAGGAAAAAGGACAGGCGCTATCTGCTCAACTCAATAGCCTGGCAGAATCCAAACACTTTAATCATCTTTGTAGTGACTACCAACAATTAGCCAGCGCACTTACCAAAGAAATTCGCACCCTTTCCGGTGATAAGCATTTCTATATAGAGCATATAGATAACCAAAAAGAAGCCCACAATTGGATTGAACAGTGGCAGGCTGAAGCGCCCAGCAATAACTACGGCGTTAAGAAAATTGAGATTCTTCCCGGTAACATTGGCTACCTTTCCCTCTCTTCTTTCCACACCTATAAAAATGCCCACCAAACCCTCGCTGCGGCTTTCACCCTGCTTCGCCACAGCGAGGGCCTAATACTCGATTTACGCAGTAATGGCGGCGGAGACGAAGAAACCGCCAATGCTGTTCTGCAGTCATTTATTGACCCCCATTCTCCCTTTCCCTTTGTTATTGAAAGCCGCAAGGGGAGAGAAATACCGAAACGTATTTCACCTCAACCCTGGCCCACCTATGGGAGTGACAGACCAATGGTCATTCTGATTGATGGAAGATCCTTCTCTGCATCCGAGAGTACCGCCTTCGCACTACAACAGCTGGGCCGAGCCACGATTGTCGGTAATGCCAGCGCCGGTGGGGCACATATCATGGAGTCTCCCCAATCCCTCCCCTATGGCTTTGAAATCGGTATCCCAGATAAACGCCCGGTTTCTACGATTGCCGGCAGCCGCCCCAATTGGGAAGGACAGGGTGTTATCCCCGATATTGAAGCCGGCCAGCAGGAGATCATTCAAATCGCATTAAAAGTAGTGGCAGAGGCCCTATAA